DNA from Solenopsis invicta isolate M01_SB chromosome 4, UNIL_Sinv_3.0, whole genome shotgun sequence:
TCTGCAGTGGCTTTATGAGGCCGCtgatcaataataaaatataattaaatgataataatcCGTTATGTTAAATAAcgtgataaaataaaactatgcttctccataaaaatatacttttcaatAGATACTCACATATATTTCCATCTTCCTATAAAGACCATAGTTCAAAAGCAGATTGTGAGTCATCCTTATACGATGCGGCTTCATAGGATGTCCCTGGCCATAATAGTAATTTCCGATATCACCtaacaaataaaaagaacatacgtaaattatacataaatgaaTCAACGTGGTACTTAAGAGACACAAGATATTCGGTTATCACCGAGTGCGCGAGTCGACTGAGCTACGATGCGCCGAAGCGCACCTGAAAATCTCTCGCGTTAACCTATGTAAAAACAGTATCATAATCCACAGTATTTGCTGAAATGCTATTTTCAGGGAAAAATATCTTCGGTGAGCGTGAATTACGTTCGGGAAGTGACTTCTCGCGATTCATATCAGTTAATAATCTCGTAAAATACTGCTACATTCATCATAACCTAACCTGCCGCTGATTGAGGCTTGAGCCGCTAGTTTTGATTTTCTCGTGACAAAACATTGCCTCGTGATTACAAGAGATACAATTTAAGGCATTAAGCAATTAATTATCGCCACATATGGTAACATATACTTGAAAATTCGTGATCAATGGAATGTCGAAGTTCCATCATACAATTCTATTCTTCTACAAGGCATTAAGAGatcaaattcttcaattattaGCCGTTGTTGTCAGAAATAATCAAACTACAAAATTGTTACTGGTAAGAGATATTGATTCGATAACATCAAAAGTGTTTAAGTATATGAtgataatacatatatatgtataaatggcCGACGCTCTTGTCCAAGCTTGTCTACGATCGCGCGTAGCGTCGGCTGAGAATCTGTCGTCTTAACGTTACAAAAATCATATTATCTACTTCAGGGAACATGCGAGTTATGATACAACATGCCATAGAGTCGTGCCTCGATGTATTCAACGTCGACGTGCCGCGGATGGGCCAATACGTCGACGGATGTAGAGCTAGATCACACGAAATAGACGCGGTAAGCTCGAATGGCACAAACACATTTTTACCGAGCTTCCCCTCCTcacgcgtatgtgtgtgtgtgtatgtgtgtatacgtgCGGCGTTTTCGCGGGACCATAAAGGTGCTGTGGATTCTCTCGATAACTTACTGTCGTAATAGTAGCAGACGCGTTTCCTGCTGTGTGGCTGCATGGTCATTTTTACCGGATCCATTTCGATAAAATTGACAAAACGCACGGCACAGAATTAAACGAGGACCGCGGAGTGTCGCTGCACTCCAATAGACCACAGCGTCGCTAAAACGACTAAACGCGCAAGCGTCGAGTATAAGAGATGCGAACTTGTCGTAGGTGGCGCTGCGTTATGATGCTACTCCAGAATCTCTGGATGAAAATCACAAACATTAGGTTTGTTCGTGTTGcttgaaatttccaaaaatttttgcgcTTGAAACgagataaatacatatttcagcacaggagggggaggaggagagaaagagagagacacacacacacacaacaaaGATACTGAGTGCAAAAAAGTGCAAACAACATGAATTAGcgtattagcattttaaaaGATTACTTAAGATGgccttgaaataagaattgattatgaataccaGCAATAGAACATCTAGTATAAACATACCATAAGACTGCTGGACCAATGAACATCCAGCATGAAGTCACCACCTTGATTTATGTAAGATTGTCATTGGTCTAGCGGTCTTAAAAGCCACCTACCATTTATTGCAGTCGATGCAACATGCTTTGTCTGATACGCGTTTCCAATTTTGTACAAGAGATTCAAAAATTGCTTGATAAAGGCTTCATCGCTTTcaaaaacattgcatttttcCAAGATGGAATTCATAAACTGCTCGAAATATGgcttaaaataatagaaagtagcagtaaatattttgaaaaaatttaatctttttcttttaataaatttttaatagccaAAAATAGTGGATTATTAATTTGTACTTAATATAGACACTgatttacagtaaaattataatttaaaataatttattaaaataataaaaataatttagacatataattaaatttctttgatataacgcattctttaaatttgtaatagttcaaaaaacttataaatgtaatataaatataaacttataaaattttttttatattcacataaaatttatataatttatattaacataaacaattttaaattaatgattattgattatttcttAATCAACGATGTTTGATTCATTTTaacaattgattaaattaatgtgattgtatttattattaatttttattttgattaattattcgatttattttaattaaatgtaaacttaatcgattaattatataaaattattgatttcgTTAATTGATCACGCCAATCatgattacatttattttaaatttttaagaaattattatagttaATAAATCCATGCCAAAAACTGCTTTGAATAACTtaattctgaaatataattaaaaatgtatagtcTGCATTACAAATTTTCAGTTTCTGTCAGCAGATTGTCTACTACTAGTAAACAATAgaacatatttataatacgtATTTTGATTGGATGATAccagcataattttatttttttctttctttttccacaAATAAACGTAGATgcataacaaaaatttgtaattctcATATTACTAATCAAAGATTTAGATAAAATAAGTCTCTAATGGAAATCGCGGTTTCTATaatctattaattataaaattatttcaagatgCAAAATAACACTAAGATCAAGgatctttaatattaaaaatgttataaaaaaatatattcaaaatacaaattacaaatttatataaatcattctTACAGCTATTATTTATGGGTATGTCACAGCTACTAACTCCTTGAATATACCATGGAGCTCTTCAGAATAACATCTTCCATTGCGCACCTTATTTTGATAAATGCTCTTTTAAATTCTAAACCATCACCCTTGGATAAGCGGAAATCGACTAATATATTTCCGTTCATCTCTATAAAAGTCACTTTAAAAACTAGAGACATTTTCCGTCGATCTATAGTCAATATTGTAATCTGTAAACAAATAATATCACGAGGTTTTCTTTGTTGACACAATTAAATTGAAGTTGGTATTATATTGTGTATCTTACCACGCCAGATTCATTAACACGATGAGCGTAATTCTCTTTCtcgcaatattttattaacctCTTTACAATTTCTCCGCATTCTATTTTAACAAAGAACCTAGTCATTCGGCGAACTAGTCTCTGGAAAGAGTTTTGCTGTAAGCagaacataaaattatagaaacattTTCTCAAGACAATGGATACATTAATTCAAAGTTTCATTTAGTAAAGAATGTACCTGACTGGCTTGTGTAAACGCTTGTAATTGTGTACCTAATAAAAGATCTTCTACGTGAGCGGGTTGGGAAAATGAAAACTGACGTCCATCCAAAttgaattgaatcgaatcagTACAATCCATTCCAGGAAATTCGGGTTGGGACAAACAGACATTCCTTAGATTTTCAGCTTCTGTATACGCTTGATTTAATTGATTCCTTGCACCTCTTTCGTCGCCTGTAAATCATGTAAATATGTCTTTGTACCTTACGTGAAAGATATAATACTTGTTGAAAgatattttgttcaaaatacAGTTTATTATCATAGCCAACTATtactatattattctttataaaactTAGCTAAAATTTACACGTGTTATTTTGGATGTATATGCCAATGCTCTTTGCTTTGGTAATCTAGCTTTATGATACTTAATCAAACTCATAGAGCTGTATTACCAAAGAAAAGGCAAGAGCTCTGTCGATAACAAAATCTACAATTAAAATGCTTCCTAATCAATTTGTGCTtgatggaaaaattaaaatggagTAAAGATTTGAACTCAGAATCCTTTGCTCACATTTTATGACTGCTCCACTCTCAAATATTCCGTTCATCAATATTTAATCAACCTTTTGACCTCATATTCTTACATATTAACAAAGTATTTATGTAGAGAAGAAGCAATAAGAATTTGTTGTATACAGTATCCACTAAATTAGGTACCAAGTTCCCTTGAGTAATTTTATTCATACTCAGAGTCACTCAGTACCTGATTAAGTAAACACTATTCAGGTGTCTCCAGTGCTAATCTTCTAtggtattaataaaaaaatggaatatctatgttacaaatattaaacctcttaaaaaaaaagtactaatTGAAAATGTTGTTTTACCTTTGGTAAAATTTGTGACAAACCACCTATGTTGCTTAATGTCTGACATTTTGTATCTTGCTGACGACGAGTCTATAAGAATCTTTCTCAGAAATGATAATGACGAATTGTCCAGTTTTTTCCATGGTGTAAGAGACATATATTTTCCATCTTTCCACGCAACATATTCGGGACACTCTGCCAGGGGATGGTCCCATGGCAGTTCTATATTTCAGATATGGACCAGTTAAAAACTAAAGAATGTATAAATAGCAAGTCAGGCATTAgatgtttcaataaatttcaaatcaaaagaCACATTGACTcttatattatagtttttttacttgttttataCTGCAATCACAAATTCCAATTTGGAGTGAAATTAACAATACAACTACATAAACTTCTGCATAATGAGTACCAaagatattaaaacaataatttatttttctttttgtattttatatatatgcagTTCGTAAGCATTTACCTCCAGCCAACAAAGCCACAAGAATAATTCCACAAGACCATACGTCTGCAGGCTCTGCGTGATATGCTCTTACTAATACTTCTGGTGCAACGTAAGGCAGTGTTCCACATTTCTTTTCCAAAAGACGCTCTTTACCTTGCATACGGTATATTGTCGCTAATCCAAAGTCACTTATCTTTAAATTGTCGTTATTATCTAAAAGTAAATTCTCTGGCTTAAGATCTCTGTGCGCAACTCCGCGACTGTGCAGATATTCTACCCCAGAGATTAATTGTCTAAAATACTTCTGAGCTCCCCACATCGGCATACCAACATCAGgttctgtaaaaaatttaaaatttaatcttgcaCCTTTTATAATTCCatgtttcaatatattattttaaaagttccaGTCTTACCAATTCTATCAAATAGTTCTCCACCTGAAGCATATTCTAGAAATATATATTCCATGTTGGGCTCACTGCGCTTCCCAAAATACTGTACAATATTTGGATTTGTTAACATTCGATGAATAGCAGTCTCCTTGCGAACTGTTTGCCTTGCATCTGGATGCTTCTCAATGTCAATCATTTTCATGGCAACAGCTTCGCCTgtagatttatttataactaatttAACCCTGCGCAAAACAGTATCAAATTACAATTGCAATCCcaacaaaaaatacattctattatttttcataattaatatagttttccaaatacgaaaaaattatttacgaaaatCACTAATGGAAGTAGTATGAATTCAATCAAAATTCTGTACTGGAAACGAATCGAGTGTCGCAGCGTGCATCCCGAACAATGGGAACAATGGATCTCGAAAGTcacggccgaacatccgccgaagACGAATGCGGGCGGGCATGTGACTCGCAGTTGGATT
Protein-coding regions in this window:
- the LOC105194877 gene encoding serine/threonine-protein kinase grp isoform X1, which encodes MPGMTEFVDGWFLGHTLGEGAYGEVKLVINKSTGEAVAMKMIDIEKHPDARQTVRKETAIHRMLTNPNIVQYFGKRSEPNMEYIFLEYASGGELFDRIEPDVGMPMWGAQKYFRQLISGVEYLHSRGVAHRDLKPENLLLDNNDNLKISDFGLATIYRMQGKERLLEKKCGTLPYVAPEVLVRAYHAEPADVWSCGIILVALLAGELPWDHPLAECPEYVAWKDGKYMSLTPWKKLDNSSLSFLRKILIDSSSARYKMSDIKQHRWFVTNFTKGDERGARNQLNQAYTEAENLRNVCLSQPEFPGMDCTDSIQFNLDGRQFSFSQPAHVEDLLLGTQLQAFTQASQQNSFQRLVRRMTRFFVKIECGEIVKRLIKYCEKENYAHRVNESGVITILTIDRRKMSLVFKVTFIEMNGNILVDFRLSKGDGLEFKRAFIKIRCAMEDVILKSSMVYSRS
- the LOC105194877 gene encoding serine/threonine-protein kinase grp isoform X2 encodes the protein MKMIDIEKHPDARQTVRKETAIHRMLTNPNIVQYFGKRSEPNMEYIFLEYASGGELFDRIEPDVGMPMWGAQKYFRQLISGVEYLHSRGVAHRDLKPENLLLDNNDNLKISDFGLATIYRMQGKERLLEKKCGTLPYVAPEVLVRAYHAEPADVWSCGIILVALLAGELPWDHPLAECPEYVAWKDGKYMSLTPWKKLDNSSLSFLRKILIDSSSARYKMSDIKQHRWFVTNFTKGDERGARNQLNQAYTEAENLRNVCLSQPEFPGMDCTDSIQFNLDGRQFSFSQPAHVEDLLLGTQLQAFTQASQQNSFQRLVRRMTRFFVKIECGEIVKRLIKYCEKENYAHRVNESGVITILTIDRRKMSLVFKVTFIEMNGNILVDFRLSKGDGLEFKRAFIKIRCAMEDVILKSSMVYSRS